A window from Candidatus Epulonipiscium sp. encodes these proteins:
- the miaA gene encoding tRNA (adenosine(37)-N6)-dimethylallyltransferase MiaA produces MKKPLIIIAGPTASGKTKVSIELAKRINGEIISGDSMQVYKYMDIGTAKPTQEEMEGIFHYLIDEIDPKEVFSVAIFQKKAKEYIKKIDEKSKIPILTGGTGFYIQSVVYDINFMETNTDFEYRNTLQELATKKGNQYIHDMLAKIDPDSALTIHPNNTKRIIRALEYYNQTNEPISKHNAEERTRKSPYHTAFFSLTMDRELLYSRIDKRVDAMIKAGLVEEVKDLLNRGYSKDLVSMQGLGYKEIVGYLEGKFTIEEAIYTLKRDTRRFAKRQLTWFSHREDPCWINVEALNFDMDKIVTKITNYIEEIGIII; encoded by the coding sequence ATGAAAAAACCGTTGATTATTATTGCTGGACCCACCGCATCGGGTAAGACCAAGGTATCTATCGAACTGGCTAAAAGAATAAATGGGGAAATTATATCTGGAGACTCTATGCAGGTATACAAGTATATGGACATTGGTACTGCTAAGCCTACCCAGGAAGAAATGGAAGGGATTTTTCATTATCTCATAGATGAAATAGACCCTAAGGAAGTCTTCAGTGTGGCAATCTTTCAAAAAAAGGCTAAGGAATACATAAAAAAGATTGATGAAAAAAGCAAAATCCCGATACTCACGGGAGGCACAGGTTTTTATATCCAATCAGTGGTTTACGATATTAATTTTATGGAAACTAATACAGATTTTGAATACAGAAATACCCTACAGGAATTGGCTACAAAAAAGGGAAATCAATACATCCATGATATGCTTGCTAAAATTGATCCGGATTCTGCCCTAACCATTCATCCTAATAATACAAAAAGGATTATCCGCGCCTTGGAATATTATAATCAAACCAATGAACCAATTTCTAAGCATAATGCAGAGGAAAGGACAAGAAAAAGCCCTTACCATACAGCTTTTTTTTCTCTAACCATGGATAGGGAGTTGCTCTATAGTAGGATTGATAAAAGGGTGGATGCCATGATAAAGGCAGGACTAGTAGAAGAGGTAAAAGACCTTCTTAATAGAGGTTATTCTAAGGATTTAGTTTCCATGCAAGGCTTAGGGTATAAGGAGATTGTTGGATACCTTGAGGGGAAGTTTACCATTGAAGAAGCTATATATACTCTCAAAAGGGATACTAGACGTTTTGCTAAAAGGCAACTGACCTGGTTTAGCCACAGGGAAGATCCTTGTTGGATAAATGTAGAGGCCTTGAATTTTGATATGGATAAAATTGTAACAAAAATTACAAATTATATTGAAGAAATTGGCATAATCATATAG